The stretch of DNA CCGGCCGCGTGGCCCTGGTTTTTGAAAATAAGTACATACTGAAACCGCGGGTCCCGCTTCAGGTCAATGACCCGGTCCTGGTAAGCCTGAAGAACCTGAACGAAGTTATCCAGCGGTAAATTGGGCAGGGGTAAATCATGGTGAGGAGTTTCAATGATAACTTCGTGGGCGCCTACTCCATTCATCTTGTCATAAAGCCCCACCGCCCGCTTGTCCAGCCCGCCTTCGATTCTCAAGGCAGGGAATTTATTCGGCACTACCCTCACTGACCATCCGGGCGTATTGGGCCGGGTTCCCGGCTGCCGATAGGCAAGAATTTCAGGAGGCGTCTTCTCCTCATTGCCATTACAAAATGGGCAAAAGCCCGTCCTTTTTTCTTCCGGTGGCGGAATAAATTCCGATGGCCGCCTGGCCCGCTCAGTGGCAATAATGACCCACCGTCCGATAATCGGATCTTTCCGTAATTCAGGCACTTGGCTGCTCCTTTGTAAAATATTACATAAATTGTCTAAAAATTGTACAATCAGTTCAATGAAATGTCAATAGTGCTGAAAGAGGAGCAGGCAGGAGGGAGTTGCGAGTGGTCAGTGAGCAGTGGTCAGTGAAGGAGTCAGGAACCAGAAGAATGGTCAGTGGTCAGTGGTCAGAAGCCGGTGAGCAGGGGGGCAGGAAGCAGTATACGGCGATCAGGAGGAGAATGGCACGTTTTTTGAGAGCGATAAGCTTTCAGCATGATCACTTGCTCTTTCTACCATAACTCTTCATCAAGGAAGGATTCGTAAACCGTGTCATTCATCGCCGCTCGAAAACAGAACCCAACACGATTGCTGTCAATGCTCATTATCGGCACAACCATCCTCGTGGGTACACAGATGATAATCATTCCGGAATCTTTGGCTCAATGGCCTCCGCTTGCCGCTAATGCCTTATACTCCGGGCTGTATCAGCCTTCATTTTCGCTCAATTATTTTCCATTCGGCAGCTACAACAATAGCTATCCTTTCAACAACTCTCCGGGCTCATATCCCTTCAGCAGCTACAATAGCTCCTTTCCTCTCGGCAGCTCCAATCCGTGGTTGCTGAACATGTATCTCAATTCATATCTGAGCACATATCTGAACCCGTATCGGCCCTCCCTCCTGGGATACTCCCTTACTCCTTCTCTCTGGTCCTGGATATCCGGCCTTTCCCTTCCCCAGCAATGGCCGCCTCCGCCCTTGTCCAGCAGATTTTTTTTCCCCCCTTCTGCCTTGATCGGAAGCCCGGTAACTACTCTGGCTTCCGTACAGAATGAAGAGTATGCCGTTTACTCGGCATTGATCAGTTCACTGGATACTCTGAGCCGGGCGGGGGTAATCCTCGGTGAGGTCCGTATCAGGAACCATACCAGTGCATATTCTTCGGGTAACGATGCCGCCACTCTCAATTATTTAGCCCGGAATCTGGATAAAATAGCCCAGGAGACTATCCTCGACTACCAGATCAAAAACAGGCAGGAGTATCCGCTCGGTGATGATTTCACTCTCCCCTTCAGCTATAAGCTGGTCGGTGATGAGGAACCCTATCAGGTAATTGAGCTTTCACGGGTGGGATTTAATCGCCGGGGGGACCAGGCACTTGTTTATGTGGGGCAATTATATGGGCCTGCGGTTGGCTCCGGGTATTACTGCTTCCTCACAAAAGTAAATGGAGTCTGGGTATACCAAGACGGGACTGTGGCCTGGATTTCATGACGAGAATAATGACCATATATTTTCTTCCGTTCTCTGCCCTCATATTCCGGCTACAAAGAGCCAAAGTCCTGCCAGACCGCAGATCGCTCCCAGGAGAAAGGCGGACAGGCGATCAATCCTGCTCATCAGATCGATCCCCTTGCCCCGGTATACAATTCCGAGAAAATAGACGGCCAGAAACAGTCCAACCAGAAAAGCAGCCAGGGAAATCAGTATCCCTGGCAAGGGGAAGACGAGAGCGGTCATGGAAACTGCTAACAGGGATAATATATTCTGGAGCTTTGCCAGGCGGTTGATCTGCCCGGAGGAGTAATGCTGATGATGATGGCTTCGCTCTTCCTCCGGGGTATGATAATGCAGATGCTCATGCCGGTGGGCGTGGGGATGCTGATGATCCAAAGGTGTTGATCCGGGTTTATCAATACTGCGGGGAACATGGAAATGGTCGGCATGCTCCCCCCCTTCCCTTCCGGCAGATTTAACCGGCTTGGAATGAAGGTGGCCATGCTCGTGCTCATGGGGATGTTCATGCTGATGGAGCTGCTTTGGCGGCACCCAGAAGAATTCATAAAAGCTCTGCAGCCCCAAAGCCCAAAAAGCGGACCCGAGGGCAGGCCGGGATGACAAACAGGACAGGCCGGAAAGTTTAATTCTCAATAGCCAGAGCGGGACAACGAAGGTCAAGGCGTGTCCAAGGTGTATCAAGCCTACCTTCAATGAAACCCAGGAAGGCCGCTGATAAATATCCTGTGCTTTCCTGGAGTTCAGGATATCGATGATATGATCTCCCCTGAGCCCATGAAAGAGTCCGAGGAAAAATATCGCCTGAATGACCCAAAATGAACCAGTCATAAGGTAGCTCATAAAATAGTTATAGTTGAAAGTTATCGGTGTTCAGTTTGTTCACTGACCACTCGCCACTGGCCACTGACCACTGTCTTTACTGCCCACTGCTGCCGCACTCCTGCGGAGTGAGGTAGCACTGAGGATCTTCCATCCAGGGATCGCCGTAAACCCGAAGGGCGCGCACCCGGAAGGAGCCTCCACAGGCATCAATCCACTGGCACTGACTGCACTTTCCCTTGAGCAGGGGCTTTCGGTTCTTCAATCCGGCCATGACAGGATCTCGAGTATCCATCCAGATTTCCGAGAAGGGGCGCTCCCGGACATTGCCCAGCGTATGGTCCAGCCAGAATTGATCCGGGTGTACATTCCCGCAAAAGTCGATTTCACCGATGCCGACACCGGTTGAATAAAGCCCTCCGCCATTCCATTTCAGCAGGCTCATGACTTCTTGCGCCCGCTGCGGGTTCTTCTGTTTCAATTTCAGGTACAGATAGATCCCATCCACATGGTTGTCTACAGTCAGGATCTCTTTGGCCAGTCCGCGCCTGGCAAAGTCCTCGCTCCGCTGCAGGATAATGTCCATAGCCCTGCGGGATTCTTCAGCGGTCAGGTCATCGTGCTTGATATCGACTCCCCGGCCGGAATAGACCAGATGATAAAAACAGGCCCGGTCGATGTTTTCAGCCTCAATGAAGTCAAAAATCCTGTGCAGATCCTGGGCATTTCTCCGGGTCAGGGTCAAGCGCAGCCCTACCCGCTGATCAACTTCGACGCAATTTCTGAATCCCCGCATAGCCCGCTCGAAGGCACCCGCTACACCGCGGAACTGATCATTCACCTCGCCAATCCCATCCAGGCTGATGCCC from bacterium encodes:
- a CDS encoding radical SAM protein yields the protein MINITRLYCGEETPSDDIRYGQKIHKSHHRLPQCWEGLTSRVPPSASSRRPIVVWNSTRTCNLKCVHCYTDSENISYQGELTTDEAKTMLADLGKFKVPAILFSGGEPLIRKDLFELAAYALEQGVKPTLSTNGTLITEEVARKLKDTGFTYVGISLDGIGEVNDQFRGVAGAFERAMRGFRNCVEVDQRVGLRLTLTRRNAQDLHRIFDFIEAENIDRACFYHLVYSGRGVDIKHDDLTAEESRRAMDIILQRSEDFARRGLAKEILTVDNHVDGIYLYLKLKQKNPQRAQEVMSLLKWNGGGLYSTGVGIGEIDFCGNVHPDQFWLDHTLGNVRERPFSEIWMDTRDPVMAGLKNRKPLLKGKCSQCQWIDACGGSFRVRALRVYGDPWMEDPQCYLTPQECGSSGQ